The DNA region CCTGCGCTGGAAGAAGGAGCCGGTCGGCAAGGCGCTGAGCGACTTCCTCGCCGACAAGGGCATTCTGCTGATCTCCTGGGTCTGGCAGGCCGGCGGCGTCGCCAGCCGCTCCAAGGCGATCGTGGCGCCCGAAGACGCCAAGGGCCTCAAGGTGCGCGGCGGCTCGCGCGAGATGGACATGGTGCTGCAGACCGCCGGCGCCGCCGTGCTGTCGGTGCCCTCAAACGAGCTCTACGCCGCGATGCAGACCGGCGCCTGCGATGCCGGCATTACCTCCTCCACCAGCCTGATCTCGTTCCGCCTCGAGGAAGTCGCGAAGTCGCTGACCTCGGGCGCCGGCGCGTCCTACTGGTTCATGCTGGAGCCGCTGATGATGTCGAAGGCGATCTTCGACAAGCTGCCGAAGAACCAGCAGGACATCATCCTTGCCGTCGGCGCCGAGCTCGAGGCCTTCGGCCGCAAGGGTGCGCAGGACGACGACGTCGAGGTCACCAAGGTCTATGAGAAAGCCGGCGCCAAGGTCAGCGCGCTCGATGCCGCTATTGTCGGCAAGTGGCGCGACATCGCGCGCGATACCGCCTGGAAGGACTACGGCGCCAAGACAGCGACGGCCGCCAATTTGCTGAAACTCGCAAGCGACGTCGCCGCATGATCCATGGTCCGGTCCCGGATCAAGGTGAAAGCGCAAGCATAGCCGCGGGCAATACCGCCGTGGCGATGCTCGCGCGTGCGCTGTCCGTCTGCAACAATATCATCGTGGTGTTCGCCGCACTTGCCTTGATCGCGGCCTGCGTGATCCTGAGCTACAGCGTGCTTGGCCGCGCCGTGTTCCACAGCCCGAACTACTGGCAGGACGAGGCCGCCGTGTTCCTGCTGGTCGGCGCCACCTTCATGTCCTCGGCCTATGTGCAGAGCCAGCGCGGTCACGTCAGCATCGAGGCGTTCGTCGGCCTGCTCTCGGCGCGCGCCAACAGCATCAGGCTGTGGCTGGTCGATGTCGCGAGCTTCGCGTTCTGCACCTTCTTCGCCTGGAAGTCCTGGACCCTGGCGCACGAGGCCTATGTCGACGGCCAGGTGTCCAACTCGATGTGGTCGCCGCCGCTCGCGATCCCTTACGGGCTGATGGCGCTCGGCATGACGCTGCTCTGCGTGCAACTCCTTTTGCAAATCCTCATTCCGCTGACCGGTGGCCCGCGCCGATGACCGTGTTTGGTATTGGCATCTCCTACGGGCTTGCCACCCTGTTTGCGATGTTCTCCGGCATGCCGATCGCATTCGCGCTCGGTGCGGTCGCCGTCGTGTTCATGGCGATCTACATGCCGGCGGCCTCGCTCGATACGGTGACCCAGAACGTCTACGAGGAGATGGCCTCGATCACGCTGCTGTCGATCCCGCTGTTCATCCTGAAGGGTGCGGCGATCGGCAAATCCCGCGCCGGCCAGGATCTCTACTCGGCGCTGCATGCCTGGCTGCACCGCGTGCCCGGCGGCCTTGGCGTCGCCAACGTGTTCGCCTGCGCCCTGTTTGCGGCGATGGCCGGTTCCTCGCCCGCGACTTGCTCGGCGATCGGTTCGGCCGGCATCCCCGAAATGCGCAAGCGCGGCTATTCCGGCGGCTTTGCCGCGGGGATCATCGCCGCCGGCGGCACGCTCGGCATCCTGCTGCCGCCCTCGATCACGATGATCCTGTTCGCCGTCGCGGCCGAGAAGTCGCTCGGACGGCTGTTTCTGGCCGGCATCGGCCCCGGACTGCTGCTGGTGTCGTTGTTCGGCGTCTACGCCGTGCTCCGCTTCCGCAAGGAATACGCCATGGCCCGCGCCGTCTACGACGCGACCGGCAAGGATGCCGCGATCCTGCAACGCGACGAGTTCACCATGGCCGAGCGCTTCAGCGCGCTGCCGCGCGTGATCCCATTTGTGCTGCTGCTAACCGGCGTGATGATCGCGCTCTATGGCGGCTACGCCACGCCGTCGGAAACCGCCGGCCTCGGCGGCCTGCTGGCGCTCGGGCTGATCGCCGTGATCTACAGTGTGTGGAAACCCAGCGACCTGTCGCCGATCCTGAAATCCACCATTCGGGAATCGACCATGCTGATGCTGATCATCGGCATGTCGCTGCTCTATTCCTATGTGATGAGCTATTTGCACATCTCGCAATCGGCGGCGGAGGCGATCGTCGCCATGCACCTGCCGCGCTGGGAGCTCTTGTTCGCGATCCTCGTGATGGTGATCGTGCTCGGCTTCTTCCTGCCGCCGGTCTCGATCATCCTGATGACCGCGCCGATCATCCTGCCGCCGCTCCGCGCCGCCGAGTTCGACATCATCTGGTTCGGCGTCGTCATGACCATCGTGATGGAGATGGGCCTGATCCACCCGCCGGTCGGCCTCAACATCTTCGTCATCCGCAACGTCGCGCCCGATATCCCGCTGAGCGAGGTGATCTGGGGCACGCTGCCCTTCGTGCTGCTGATGATGTTCGCCGTGCTGATGCTGTGCTTCTTCCCGGAGATCTCGACCTGGTTGCCAAACCTGGTGATGGGGCCGGACGGCGGGCGCTGATGCGCAAGCAAGAAACTACAGCGCGCGATGGCGGTTCGCCCCGGTCGCCGTCACGCTTCAGGCCGCCTCCTGCTCCCTCGCTGCCAGGGCCTGCTCGATCCGACGGACTATCAACGCCGTCGGACGTCCCTCGCGCTGCAGCCGGCGGAGCTCATTCCAGAGCCTGATGATTTCGCGGTCTCGCTCGGCGTCCATGGCATTCTCCCGGCGTGCCTCATTATGAACGAAACAAGAACAAAACTCAAGGCCGCAAGAGGCCGTCGCCGGCGCGGGAACCAGGACGACGCAGCGCGATTGGTTCCTTCATGAAAATGGCCAAGGCAATTCGCAAGCAGGCGCAGACCGCGGAACGGGTCGCATCGGCGACCGCGGACGCAATCGTCGCCGATCAGATGCGCTCACTGGCCCGCGCCTTCAGGAGCCAGGCCGAGATCCTGAAGAAGAAAGAGAAGCAAAAGAAGAAACAGTCTCGCCCC from Bradyrhizobium sp. B124 includes:
- the dctP gene encoding TRAP transporter substrate-binding protein DctP, with protein sequence MLTRRHVLASALAAPAVLRMGVGTAHAATTLKISHQFPGGTIDKGDFRDRLCRMFAAEVAKRSGGDLTAEVYPNSSLIKTNAQFSAMRKGALDLSLYPMPYAGGELPETNIGLMPGLVTTYDQGLRWKKEPVGKALSDFLADKGILLISWVWQAGGVASRSKAIVAPEDAKGLKVRGGSREMDMVLQTAGAAVLSVPSNELYAAMQTGACDAGITSSTSLISFRLEEVAKSLTSGAGASYWFMLEPLMMSKAIFDKLPKNQQDIILAVGAELEAFGRKGAQDDDVEVTKVYEKAGAKVSALDAAIVGKWRDIARDTAWKDYGAKTATAANLLKLASDVAA
- a CDS encoding TRAP transporter small permease — encoded protein: MIHGPVPDQGESASIAAGNTAVAMLARALSVCNNIIVVFAALALIAACVILSYSVLGRAVFHSPNYWQDEAAVFLLVGATFMSSAYVQSQRGHVSIEAFVGLLSARANSIRLWLVDVASFAFCTFFAWKSWTLAHEAYVDGQVSNSMWSPPLAIPYGLMALGMTLLCVQLLLQILIPLTGGPRR
- a CDS encoding TRAP transporter large permease, which gives rise to MTVFGIGISYGLATLFAMFSGMPIAFALGAVAVVFMAIYMPAASLDTVTQNVYEEMASITLLSIPLFILKGAAIGKSRAGQDLYSALHAWLHRVPGGLGVANVFACALFAAMAGSSPATCSAIGSAGIPEMRKRGYSGGFAAGIIAAGGTLGILLPPSITMILFAVAAEKSLGRLFLAGIGPGLLLVSLFGVYAVLRFRKEYAMARAVYDATGKDAAILQRDEFTMAERFSALPRVIPFVLLLTGVMIALYGGYATPSETAGLGGLLALGLIAVIYSVWKPSDLSPILKSTIRESTMLMLIIGMSLLYSYVMSYLHISQSAAEAIVAMHLPRWELLFAILVMVIVLGFFLPPVSIILMTAPIILPPLRAAEFDIIWFGVVMTIVMEMGLIHPPVGLNIFVIRNVAPDIPLSEVIWGTLPFVLLMMFAVLMLCFFPEISTWLPNLVMGPDGGR